CGCAGTGTCAAGCTTTGGAATATGCCACCACCCCAatgtttattttcacacatgctgTATACACTCCCTTTAGAAAAGTATATTTCCACAGCAGAAAGCTTGTAAATGGTCCTTCTGAAATGATGTAAATGTAAATCGTATTCAAAAAAATAGAGATCACATAACAGGTTATTGTTCAGATTAGTTACCATAATACTGGTTGAGGGGTTTGGTACTTTGACATACAGTACCATTTAGGCCTTTTTCTTACAgacaaaataattttaatttaagttCCTTGGTAGAATTCTAGACAAGTGGAATTTAGAATATTCAGATCAAGGATGTTTGAAGGGGGCATATAGAACTAATAAAGCCTTTATTAATTAACAGGGAAGCCTCCAGCTGAAGAATGGCCCCAACGACGTGGTGTTCAGTGTTACAACACAGTACCAGGGCACATGTCGCTGCGAAGGAACCATCTACCTGTGGAACTGGGATGATAAAATTGTCATCTCGGATATTGATGGAACCATTACCAGGTATGTACTCATTGAACGTTTGTGACTTCAGTATATGAATTTCAGTTCAAATAATAACAAAGCTTTTTCATCACATGTTGCCAGAAAACAACCCATACAAGTAACTatgtgaagcattttttttttttaaataggatttgTGGTGCTGTGTAACTGTGCAGCGCTCTTTACCAAACCGTAAATGTGACAATGTATGAAGAAGAAAATAAGTTAATTCCAAGACCATGGAGATAGAAAACAATGCCTTTTTTCTAAATTCCATACCAACCCTAGGAACTGAAAAACCTTAGAAGTCTGAGATCTAAGATTATAAGTACTATTAGAAATGTGGGAAATGTACAAGTAAACATGCTAGTAATTGATCCTGCTCAAATATCTGCTTATAATTATACATGATGTACCTTTTgatatgttatttttgtttttcataaacatataatatatatttgtttgatgTTAACCTTTCATTTCATGACTTTATATGGTTCAGTGACTCTTCCCTTTCCATACCTCAGGTCTGACACACTGGGTCACATACTGCCTACCCTTGGCAAGGACTGGACTCATCAGGGCATTGCCCGGCTTTATCACAAAGTTAGCCAGTAAGTTTACATAGTACAACAATATTTGATTTGACACCTCAAAGCGATCTGCATATTTAACACACAACACAGGCTTATAaacatgttttgctttgttttctctataatctaatctaatctaatataatataatgcatttagtcttttttttttttttttcaagaaatggCTACAAGTTCCTGTACTGTTCAGCCCGTGCTATTGGAATGGCAGACATGACAAGAGGGTACCTGCACTGGGTTAATGAAAGGGGAACTATGCTACCTCAGGGGCCTGTACTGCTGAGCCCAAGCAGCTTGTTCTCAGCACTGCACAGGTATGCATTTGTCATTTAATTATAATGTAACCCTCTTAAAAGAGTGCATTGATTATCTCCCGTGGGAATGGCAGGCTGACAAACAGGTGATTGAGACTTTGTAAGCAACCCCTGAGGACCAAAGAGGGTCATAGAGATTCAAAATCCTGTTTTACAAATGCTGAATCTGGTGAAACTCAAGCAATGGGGTAATTTTAAAGGCAGCCACCTTGGCCACTATGTAATTTCTCAGCAGAGGTGCTTAATTTCAGCTTTTCAGTCTCATATGAATGCTTAATATTCTGTTGATGTGCCACAGGAATGCTCACTTATCCAACTTTGTTGAACAACATATCTTTAGAAGTGAACATGCTTGAAGAGATTAAAACTAGTGAAATAAATGGATAGAGCTTAAGCTTAATAATGCATTGTCTTGTGAAAGCCAGCTTTTGGTGTTCATGAGAGTAAAGAGATACAAAATGCACACTGCAAGTAAATAAAGCAGATTCAGGGTATTGTCAGGATATATGCCGGTATTAAAATGGGAAGCCTCATTCTTAGAGATGGACAGTCAAAGAACTCACTAAGAGTTACTGTTACAACTGATTAACACCAGCTTTAAGGGTCACCAGCAAATACAagattcatctttcaaaatatagtttttttcacatttgcgTTACCCTAAATTGGAATAAGATACAATATCTTCAATTACAGAAGCACAATGatctttccttttaaaatgacattgtgCTTTTTGAGTTTACTGAAATGTTTCACACGACAGCTTTCTTATGAAAAGAtggtttagggcagcagtgtggagtagtggttagggctctggactcttgaccggagggttgtgggttcaatccctggtaggggacaatgctgctgtacccttgagcaaggtactttacctagattgctccagtaaaaacccaactgtataaatgggtaattgtatgtaaaaataatgtgatatcttgtaacaattgtaagtcgccctggataagggcatctgctaagaaataaataataataaataataataatggtttagACTGATTGTGCTCCATTATATATAACATTGAAAGATGAAAATTGGGATTCTGGATGTCTTAGGCAAGGGAAAGGCAGGTGAGATTACATCAGGCTCCATGAATTGAGAGTAGATCATTTGCATAATGAAATAgaggtcattccagctcaagtggaccgcATTCTGGGGAGGTGTCCTTTATCTGTGGTAATGATACATACCGGGAAAAAAGGTGTCCCGTTTGAATACAAATGAAGAGCTGTGCCTTTCATGCCCCACATTGTGAGGGTGGCGAAACAGAGGGTGACTTAGACAATTAAAAGCTTGTTTCAAAAGCTttccaaaaaaattataataaaaaaagtttgacataAGTGATCCGTGGAATGAGCCATAGAGATTGGTCAGTATTGTGGGAGGGATAGACTAAGCATGAATGTAAGTGCTCACATACAGGACTGTAGCAAAAGAGCTAAGCAAGCATGTccttaaaatgtttaaaagtaaatttGTATGGTCATTTTTGCAGTTCACCTGCTTTTTCCATGCATGTACAATGCATTTGCTGTTCTTTACCATGGTTGACATCAGTTTTATGTGCTCTACATTGTTAACCactgtaaattattttataaaggaCAGCTTGACTTTGTCATATCAATCAAACATGTAGCTTTTTTGAAGTCTGTATTTCGATTAATGTACACTGTTAACGACGCAGAATGCCTTTGAAACATGTAATCTAGGGTAAGGATGTAAGCTACTTCAATCACCCTATCCTCCAGTCCTACAGGTCTGTATTTGCGCTGCTATTGCCTAAGTAAATCGTGTGTGTTCCTTTGTTTCAAACATGGGGTGAATCTTTTAGACTATTCAGATAAAGTGTTGCAGTTTAGTGAATGATGTGTTGAAATAAAACTCTGTCATCCTCATGGTCCCAGTGAGGAGTGATTGTTATCGATAGAAAGATAAACCTGGTTAGgttctaaataaaatcaattactTTTGTCTTATTTCCTGCAAGTTTATCTCAGGAGACGTAGACATGTGAAAACAAGGAAAGGTGACTTTATAGTATGCTTTTAGTTCAGATGTCTTTTGGTGTGATTTATATCTCTTCACTTTTTGTATTGCATTCATTTTCTGTTCAGTTGCTTATAAGAAAAAGTAGACCCTCCTGCTGTATGTGTGACATAGCTGGACGTATTAACACCATGGGGCTTATTTGTCAGTCGCCCTGTACTGAACGCCTATCTTTGTGATTATACAACCGGCCTTATCTTGCTGCTTTATTCAGCATTCTCATTACTGTGGATTCTAATGTGCCCCCAGTGAATCGCATATTAGAATAGTCATTACCTCATACTTAAGCTTTTTGTGGCTGTTGTTTTACCTTGTTTTACcagtttctctttatttttcaggGAAGTGATAGAAAAGAAACCAGAGAAGTTTAAGATTCAGTGTCTGACAGACATAAAAAATCTCTTTCATCCAAACATTGAGCCTTTCTATGCTGCTTTTGGAAACAGACCTACAGTAAGTAACAGTTCCCTTTATCAAGAAAATGTAATCATTGCTGAATTACAATCCGCTGTCAACATTTGTCACAGAATAATAGTTGATTCCTAACATTGTATACTAACGTCTAAAAGGGGATACTAACTTTTAGTATTTTCAGCCCATTCCAATCCAGGCCCTTGTTCCAATCAGACCTAATTGGACCCCTAGATTCAATTAAATAAAGACCTGGTTGGTATACTGCTCTGGACTGCTCCTTTCAGAAATGtaggacatggttggaacaaggCCTGGAGAGGACTGAGGAGCCAAAAGTCTGACTTTCATCAACACTGAGTTTGTATTGGAAAGGACAAGATATATGACTTGAGAACTTATTTTAATAACACATTccttgtatattaaaataaaatgcctcAAATTAAAATGGCAATTCAGTATTATTGTTATCACAAACTGCCGCAGCAGACAGCCTGTATGAAACTGTAACATTTATCGCTCTGTGTCATTCAATTTTGTATTTACTGAcgtttatcttctttttttttttaggatgtgCATTCATATAAGGAAGTAGGAGTTGCTTTGAACAGAATCTTTACAGTTAACCCAAAAGGAGAACTGATACAAGAACATGCAAAGACTAACATATCCTCGTAAGTGATTGCTTCCGTGGTTTACGGTATTGCTCTTAAATCTCTTCTTTAGTTTTTCATTGCAGTCAAAATAGTTTCCCCTTACCTGGGTTGAATATTTGCAGTGACAGGTCTATACCAGAGATGTTTCTTGAGAACCACTgtaacttggttaggacattatTTTGCATGCTATTGTCAGGATTTGGGAATAAAGGTGGTGTCTGTCTGGTCGTATTACACTGCCGTGATGATCTCATTTTTCATGCTTTTGCTCTCTAATTTTGTATAAGTGATGTTTTGCCCAACATCCCCATTTTTATGACATCATGCTTTAGTCTTAtagttaatttattttacaaCTCTCCTGAAAACTGTCGATTTCGTTAAAGAAACCTTTGATATTTTCAGTGAAGGGGTAAACAGCCATTGTAGGGATTATTTCACTGATGCAACAATAACCCAGATACCGGTACAGCACCATCTTACACTGGTGTATTTTGTTTGCAGTTACGTGAGACTTGGTGAAATCGTGGATCATGTGTTTCCACTGCTGACACGAGGAGATTCCTCAGACTTCCCCTGTTCTGACACCTACAGTCAGTTCACCTACTGGAGAGAGCTACTGCCGTCTGTGGAAAACCCTGGTGTCCGTGTAGAATCCAGTTAAACGTTAGAACCAGATGTTGAATGATTGCttctgtaacgggcagtgttgtgtaatACACTACCGTTATGGATTccgtcccctgtcggtgagatgagatgaggttaaactctctttgcattgtggttaagacgcttgcttgcggtgTGTGATGTTCGAGGTTTGCCCCCAGCTACCACCCTGTTATACttcaaaagtttatttatttattttatacctaAATAACATTTGTGCATTTTAAACCTACTTTATGTGCATactaagtttaattaatcaaaatagtCTTTTTTTGCTActcttttcatttgtttttaacatttttttttatagctcagaattttttttttctttaatgctgatgttatatgtttttaaaaggggATAGGCACATATCAGCAAAGCAAAGTCACCTTTGCTTAATACTGAAGCTTTTAATCTTCATTACAGCttgtaaaaaataattcaataatgaAGAAAGGTTGTTACCCTTACAGCCAAATAAAGCTACACCCTGGTGAGAACCCTTTTATCATGAGACTAAATCATTACAGTGTGCTACTTCTCTTTGTTtctaagaaaataagaacaacaTCCCAGCACAGCAGATTAAATACATCCGTGAATGTATCACTAGCTTCTTCAGGGCAGAATATGGGGACATTGAATTCCCCTGTGGATTGTAATTTGAACAACAACATGCAAATATGTGACCACCATTATTCCACAAGCTCTTTTCATCTTGGTACGTTTTAAAGCTTCAGTAACTCTGCATGCCGATAGCCATGTGCACTCAGCCTTGactgaactgaaaaataaataggcACTGTAAAGGTTGATATGAAGTGACAAGCTAGGTAACCCAGGCAACAGATGAACTAGAAGTTTACACCACATGACTTGTTGATCAAAACTTTGCAAAGGATTTTCTGCTTTGAATAATTGCatgttttgttaacattttagACCACAGATCAACTATTTGAGTTGGCATTGTTTCAATACAGGCACTGTATGCCTGACAAGCTATCTTTCGGTTTAGTTTTGTGAAGTAACAAAGCTAAACTGATAAATAATCTCCTTTCCTACATCTGTCTCTTTCCTACATCCACACAATATTCAAATATTAACATCTATGGATCTGAGTTTATAGTAGATATCATCCCACTATACACAAAATGGGTTTCAGTGATTTTAACTaattacaataatacattatgtatGGCAACCAATTACAGTGATGTATATGGTCATATAATGTGGTGTATAAACCAAGTCTCTGTTGGCATTTACAGTAAGGTCTGAAACGTCACcttctgaggtttttttttttttttttttttttttccccaaaaccaTAAATTATACTAAATGTAAAGTGTGATCAGGTTGTGGTGTAAACCTCTATTCATATAGATTCTTAAATCTGTGAAAGCGTTCCTAGAATGTTACTGTACGATGCTTCAGGATGATAAGATAAAAAAGGGAGGTTTACTTGAGATGTGTTAATGATAAAGTTACTGTATGTAGACATGCAGTTAATCAAAGGTATAGTTactttgtgtaaataatatgttaAAGTCTAGTGTTATTTTGAGAACCTGCTACAAATGTATAGAAACATAAATAAACTCAATTATCCTTAATCTCAATATATTGTCTGAATAATGGCTGGGAGTAGCTAGAATGCAAAATGCCTATTCTTTCTGTGAAAGATACAGTGTTATGATCTGCTTTTTACTGCTGCTTATGGTTGTCATTAAAtgacatctttattttttttttttacttatgtatgtatataacagAATCCAATTGTAATGAATGTGTGCAGTGTAATGTCATTTATATATGGCTGTCATTGTAATAAATGCTCAGAATATTCAAActctgtggtttgttttgttttgtccacTGCAGgccaaaggtgtgtgtgtgtgtgtgtgtgtgtgtgtgtgtgtgtgtgtgtgtgtgtgtgtgtgtgtgtgtgtgtgtgtgtgtgtgtgtgtgtgagtgtgtgtgtgagtgtgtgtgtgtgtgtgtgtgtgtgtgtgtgggtgggtgggtgggtgggtgggtgggtgggtgggtgtgtgtttttttatgtatatgtaaGTGTATCTGTGCTAACAGAAATCCAGGCACAttcactgtttttcttttttttttaaccaaagaaATATCAGCCTACAGCAGGAGAAGCTAAACAACAGCAGTGTTTGAgatattttcaatattatttgaAGTATCAATAAAGACATGGCTAgattttttgggggtggggggggttacTATCCTTGGCATTTTGGGATTGTTCTTTTTAAAAAGCTAGAGGTGAAATAGCAGTACTGTTTTTTATCTGTACACATGGTCTAACTGAAGCTCTTCAACAGTCCACTAACTGTCATTACGTTGCTAACAAATTCTTCTTTTATCTGTTTTGATTGATCTCTACAGTAAGTTGCTTCATCCAGTTCCAGACACTGGTATACACGTGGCTTTTGTTCCTGTAAGAACAAGAACAGCTTTAGCACAGAGTACAATAGCTGTTAGTACTGTTACTAAAGGTCAGTGATAGATGCGGTACCCTGCACTACTGAAAAGCAATTACTGTTTCTGGTAGATTTATTACCAGGTACACTGGTTAAATGTCATTTCTGGTTCAAATTTCAAATCTGGAAGTGCAATTCCGTAAAAGAGGGCAGTATCTGGCCATCATGTAAATACTATAATAGATATGGTTTCTTGGTGTTCTTCTATGGGTGCTGAGCTTCAGACCTACTTGATTATCCAGTATATGTTTAAATTCTCCAAAGTTTCAGACGTTTTG
Above is a window of Acipenser ruthenus unplaced genomic scaffold, fAciRut3.2 maternal haplotype, whole genome shotgun sequence DNA encoding:
- the LOC131727803 gene encoding phosphatidate phosphatase LPIN1-like; its protein translation is MFSSSSVLYRKTLRLTSEQLGSLQLKNGPNDVVFSVTTQYQGTCRCEGTIYLWNWDDKIVISDIDGTITRSDTLGHILPTLGKDWTHQGIARLYHKVSQNGYKFLYCSARAIGMADMTRGYLHWVNERGTMLPQGPVLLSPSSLFSALHREVIEKKPEKFKIQCLTDIKNLFHPNIEPFYAAFGNRPTDVHSYKEVGVALNRIFTVNPKGELIQEHAKTNISSYVRLGEIVDHVFPLLTRGDSSDFPCSDTYSQFTYWRELLPSVENPGVRVESS